One genomic segment of Occultella kanbiaonis includes these proteins:
- a CDS encoding SGNH/GDSL hydrolase family protein, whose protein sequence is MTEQTPYAPPAEAQLQYVHLEKLYGYLPGLTESLPTIFGVQPEEYAAILGRFDARARAAAESLLADAAFADRVALLPFEPGARVLAVGDSITDDLQSWAEILRHVLALGRPDGQLTVVNAGLSAHTSAMILRRWPSMLHPVPDWIICGLGGNDVTRIAGGKTQVSLAESVANLRELHRVAVERTRARWVWLTPVPVDETRAGQHRPFQYGASSWRNSDITALADAMRSFDEPVVDLVRSFGVPARSDLQGADGVHPSLAGEQQIVRALVDLLTGQRLDPGRTSDASSRDASSSDPYDSVQD, encoded by the coding sequence ATGACCGAGCAGACTCCCTACGCCCCGCCCGCCGAGGCGCAGTTGCAGTACGTCCACCTCGAGAAGCTCTACGGGTACCTGCCCGGCCTCACCGAGTCGCTACCGACGATCTTCGGCGTGCAGCCCGAGGAGTACGCCGCGATCCTCGGCCGGTTCGATGCCCGGGCCCGCGCCGCCGCCGAGAGCCTCCTGGCCGATGCGGCCTTCGCCGACCGGGTCGCGCTGCTCCCGTTCGAGCCCGGCGCGCGTGTCCTTGCCGTGGGCGACAGCATCACCGACGATCTGCAGTCCTGGGCCGAGATCCTGCGACACGTGCTTGCACTCGGGCGGCCGGACGGCCAGCTCACCGTGGTCAACGCGGGCCTCTCGGCGCACACGTCGGCGATGATCCTGCGGCGCTGGCCCTCGATGCTGCATCCCGTTCCCGACTGGATCATCTGTGGGCTCGGCGGCAACGACGTCACCCGGATCGCCGGCGGAAAGACTCAGGTCTCCCTGGCCGAGAGCGTGGCCAATCTCCGGGAGCTGCACCGCGTGGCCGTGGAACGGACCCGGGCCCGGTGGGTCTGGCTGACCCCGGTGCCCGTCGACGAGACGCGGGCCGGTCAGCACAGGCCGTTCCAGTACGGGGCGAGCAGCTGGCGCAACTCCGACATCACGGCGCTGGCCGATGCCATGCGGTCGTTCGATGAGCCGGTCGTCGACCTCGTGCGTTCGTTCGGCGTGCCCGCCCGGTCCGACCTCCAGGGTGCGGACGGCGTCCACCCCTCACTCGCCGGAGAGCAGCAGATCGTGCGTGCCCTCGTGGATCTCCTCACTGGGCAGCGCCTCGACCCCGGCCGAACGTCGGATGCTTCCTCCCGCGATGCGTCGAGCAGCGATCCGTACGATTCTGTTCAGGATTGA
- a CDS encoding alpha-glucosidase, whose amino-acid sequence MTRVEARTRLKEIYGHPVGRDAIDKVLLQLGRSNRWVRNPVVANLRLGTVARLARPLLGEEFAQSLVTVLADHGPDDETTPGPAPSGHAAAQPPWWRRAVFYQVYPRSFADSDGDGIGDLRGVTSRLDHLADLGVDCVWLSPIFDSPNEDMGYDVRDYRAVMAEMGTLADLDALIAGAHERGMRIILDLVVNHTSAQHPWFRAAVADPDGPYGDYYHLRPGAPGEDGSGRPPNNWASFFGGSAWRWIPQAHRWALHLFAPGQMDLNWDNPRVRAEVAEIVRWWRGRGIDGFRLDVINYISKRGGLPDGNEAIGALMGFPGIEHYFFGPRLHSYLRELRTVGFTRSPGDPAPPSTVRSRRPDGTLGDPAPPDPVGVMVGETPGVGVEMSRLLSGARRGELDLVFNFDVLDGPGKVRWDDYRYDLGYLKGFYLDYLDRVGPDDAIALFLDNHDNPRMLSKVLGARDADPVLRAALAKALATIQLMLPGTPFLFQGQEIGAVDQDFTSVADLRDVESLNRFAELCAEGASEAEALARVLPGARDHARVPMRWEPGPHTGFSTGTPWQVGREDSAGFTVAEQSTDPGSVLNFHRDLIGLRRAEPALTDGGFRALAPGSRTYFGWVRTAPGTGSDWLIEVNLTDRTIRRPRGLPRARVVLASTGTARRATMAPYECSVSRVSPER is encoded by the coding sequence ATGACCCGCGTTGAGGCGCGCACCCGGCTGAAGGAGATCTACGGCCACCCGGTCGGGCGGGACGCGATCGACAAGGTACTGCTGCAACTGGGCCGCTCGAACCGGTGGGTCCGCAACCCGGTGGTGGCGAACCTGCGCCTCGGTACCGTCGCGCGGCTCGCCCGGCCCCTTCTCGGCGAGGAGTTCGCGCAGTCGCTCGTGACCGTACTGGCCGACCACGGACCGGACGACGAGACCACACCCGGCCCTGCGCCGTCGGGCCATGCAGCGGCGCAGCCGCCGTGGTGGCGCCGGGCGGTGTTCTACCAGGTCTACCCGCGCTCCTTCGCGGATTCCGACGGCGACGGCATCGGTGATCTGCGCGGCGTCACCTCCCGCCTCGATCACCTCGCCGACCTCGGCGTCGACTGCGTGTGGCTGTCCCCGATCTTCGACTCGCCGAACGAGGACATGGGCTACGACGTGCGCGACTACCGGGCGGTCATGGCCGAGATGGGCACCCTGGCCGACCTCGACGCGCTCATCGCCGGCGCTCACGAGCGCGGGATGCGGATCATCCTCGACCTCGTCGTCAACCACACGTCCGCGCAGCACCCGTGGTTCCGGGCCGCCGTCGCCGACCCGGACGGCCCCTACGGCGACTACTACCACCTGCGGCCCGGCGCCCCGGGCGAGGACGGCAGCGGGAGGCCCCCGAACAACTGGGCCTCGTTCTTCGGGGGCAGCGCGTGGCGTTGGATCCCGCAGGCGCACCGCTGGGCGCTGCACCTGTTCGCGCCCGGGCAGATGGACCTCAACTGGGACAACCCGCGGGTGCGGGCCGAGGTCGCCGAGATCGTGCGGTGGTGGCGCGGGCGCGGCATCGACGGGTTCCGGCTCGACGTCATCAACTACATCTCCAAACGAGGCGGCCTTCCGGACGGCAACGAGGCCATCGGTGCCCTCATGGGCTTCCCAGGGATCGAGCACTACTTCTTCGGGCCGCGGCTGCACTCCTACCTGCGCGAGTTGCGCACGGTCGGCTTCACCCGGTCCCCCGGCGATCCGGCGCCGCCGTCGACGGTGCGCTCGCGCCGCCCGGACGGCACCCTCGGCGACCCGGCTCCCCCGGACCCGGTCGGTGTCATGGTCGGCGAGACGCCCGGGGTCGGCGTGGAGATGTCCCGGCTGCTCAGCGGGGCCCGGCGGGGCGAGCTCGACCTGGTGTTCAACTTCGACGTGCTCGACGGCCCCGGCAAGGTTCGCTGGGACGACTACCGGTACGACCTCGGCTACCTCAAGGGGTTCTACCTGGACTATCTGGACCGCGTCGGGCCGGACGACGCGATCGCCCTGTTCCTGGACAACCACGACAACCCCCGGATGCTCTCCAAGGTGCTCGGCGCGCGCGACGCGGACCCGGTCCTGCGAGCCGCGCTCGCCAAGGCGCTCGCGACGATCCAGCTGATGCTGCCCGGTACCCCATTCCTGTTCCAGGGCCAGGAGATCGGCGCCGTCGACCAGGACTTCACCTCGGTGGCCGACCTGCGCGACGTCGAGTCCCTGAACCGGTTCGCCGAGCTGTGTGCGGAGGGGGCGAGCGAGGCCGAGGCGCTGGCCCGGGTGCTGCCCGGGGCGCGCGATCACGCCCGGGTGCCGATGCGCTGGGAACCGGGACCCCACACGGGGTTCAGCACGGGCACGCCGTGGCAGGTCGGCCGGGAGGACTCGGCCGGCTTCACGGTCGCCGAACAGTCCACGGACCCGGGCTCGGTGCTGAACTTCCATCGAGACCTGATCGGCCTGCGCCGCGCCGAACCGGCGCTGACCGACGGCGGGTTCCGCGCCCTGGCCCCCGGCTCCCGCACGTACTTCGGGTGGGTGCGGACGGCGCCCGGCACCGGGTCGGACTGGCTCATCGAGGTCAACCTCACCGACCGCACCATCAGGCGCCCGCGTGGCCTGCCGCGCGCGCGGGTGGTGCTCGCCTCCACCGGGACGGCACGGAGGGCGACGATGGCGCCCTACGAGTGCTCCGTCTCGCGGGTGTCACCCGAGCGGTGA
- a CDS encoding glycoside-pentoside-hexuronide (GPH):cation symporter, which yields MSTSAGDAAAPEPLRRRNVWGFGLGTLGRDMVAAMVTLFLLVYLTEVVQVPNQTLGAITVVLVLMRLFDAVNDPVMGFIVDNTRSRWGKFKPWIAIGALAWAAATVLMFSDWGVEGTAFVVVFVGVYLVWEVAYTVNDISYYGMLPSLSRDQGERERIGVVARVCANVGLFALVVALVPVTAALEGALGSAQRAWFVLAVVLVVVMLAFQAITLVATRQRVAVETISPTPLRELLGVIARNDQLLWVTLAMVVFMTGYTVTTSLGLYYFTYIFGDAGMYSVFAAILGVTQILGLLVFPLVSARLSRRRVHLVATSLCVAGYAVFLLADSTMVGIGVAGVLLFGGQAFIQLLMMMFIADSVEYGQWKLGRRNESVTFSLQPFIYKASSALGAGVVGLTLILSGVNEADTPADVPAGGAALFKVAMMGLPMLLVIVSWLVLSRRYRLDEATYAGIVTDLADREAALASNVGPDPTAGPLGAAGGPDDPR from the coding sequence GTGAGCACCTCAGCCGGCGATGCGGCCGCACCGGAGCCCCTCCGTCGTCGCAACGTCTGGGGCTTCGGCCTCGGCACCCTCGGGCGGGACATGGTCGCCGCGATGGTGACCCTGTTCCTGCTCGTCTACCTCACCGAGGTGGTCCAGGTGCCGAACCAGACCCTGGGCGCCATCACCGTGGTGCTCGTGCTCATGCGCCTGTTCGACGCCGTGAACGACCCGGTGATGGGGTTCATCGTCGACAACACCCGGTCCCGGTGGGGCAAGTTCAAGCCGTGGATCGCGATCGGCGCACTGGCCTGGGCGGCTGCCACGGTGCTCATGTTCTCCGACTGGGGCGTCGAGGGCACGGCGTTCGTCGTCGTGTTCGTGGGTGTCTACCTCGTCTGGGAGGTCGCCTACACGGTCAACGACATCTCCTACTACGGGATGCTGCCGTCACTGTCGCGGGATCAGGGCGAGCGGGAGCGGATCGGGGTCGTGGCCCGGGTCTGCGCGAACGTCGGTCTGTTCGCCCTGGTGGTGGCCCTGGTACCGGTGACGGCAGCGCTCGAGGGCGCGCTCGGCTCGGCGCAGCGCGCCTGGTTCGTGCTCGCCGTCGTCCTGGTCGTGGTGATGCTCGCGTTCCAGGCGATCACGCTCGTCGCGACCCGGCAGCGGGTCGCCGTCGAGACGATCTCGCCCACCCCGCTGCGGGAGCTGCTCGGCGTGATCGCCCGCAACGACCAGCTCCTCTGGGTCACCCTGGCGATGGTGGTGTTCATGACCGGGTACACGGTCACCACCAGCCTCGGGCTGTACTACTTCACCTACATCTTCGGCGACGCCGGGATGTACTCGGTGTTCGCGGCGATCCTCGGCGTCACGCAGATCCTCGGGCTCCTCGTCTTCCCGCTGGTCTCGGCGCGGCTGTCCCGGCGCCGGGTCCACCTGGTGGCCACCTCCCTCTGTGTGGCCGGCTACGCCGTGTTCCTGCTCGCGGACTCCACGATGGTGGGGATCGGCGTCGCCGGCGTGCTGCTGTTCGGAGGGCAGGCGTTCATCCAGTTGCTCATGATGATGTTCATCGCGGACTCCGTGGAGTACGGGCAGTGGAAGCTGGGCCGTCGCAACGAGTCGGTCACGTTCTCCCTGCAGCCGTTCATCTACAAGGCCTCCAGTGCACTCGGCGCGGGTGTCGTGGGGCTCACCCTCATCCTCTCCGGGGTCAACGAGGCAGACACGCCGGCCGACGTCCCCGCGGGTGGTGCGGCCCTGTTCAAGGTCGCGATGATGGGCCTGCCGATGCTCCTGGTGATCGTCAGTTGGCTGGTGCTCTCGCGCCGCTACCGCCTCGACGAGGCCACCTACGCCGGAATCGTGACCGACCTCGCGGACCGTGAGGCGGCGCTCGCGTCGAACGTCGGGCCGGACCCGACCGCCGGACCCCTCGGAGCCGCCGGAGGCCCCGATGACCCGCGTTGA
- a CDS encoding dihydrofolate reductase family protein, with amino-acid sequence MSRTILDMSISLDGFIAGPHETVDHGLGDGGQRLHDWGMPRDANGAYLEDGLGDVDAEMMAAYESVGASVCGRGTVDPAGGWGGEAYGGPPVFIYARRPPAPGDLRWPKFTYVQTIEEAIGAAKEAAGDAYVVVQGAGTGQAALTAGLLDEIQLHVVPLLLRDGRRLFDPPGGAPIDLDLVQVRQGVALHLRYAIGPRTERAA; translated from the coding sequence ATGTCCAGGACGATCCTCGACATGTCCATCTCCCTCGACGGATTCATCGCCGGACCCCATGAGACGGTCGACCACGGCCTCGGCGACGGCGGCCAACGCCTCCACGACTGGGGGATGCCTCGGGACGCCAACGGCGCCTACCTGGAGGACGGGCTCGGCGACGTCGACGCCGAGATGATGGCGGCCTACGAGTCGGTGGGCGCTTCGGTCTGCGGCCGCGGCACCGTCGACCCGGCCGGCGGCTGGGGCGGCGAGGCCTACGGCGGGCCGCCGGTGTTCATCTATGCGCGCCGACCGCCGGCGCCCGGCGACCTGCGCTGGCCGAAGTTCACCTACGTCCAGACCATCGAGGAGGCGATCGGTGCGGCCAAGGAGGCCGCGGGCGACGCCTACGTGGTCGTCCAGGGCGCGGGGACGGGCCAGGCCGCCCTCACGGCCGGGCTCCTGGACGAGATCCAGCTGCACGTGGTCCCGCTGCTCCTGCGCGACGGCCGCCGGCTCTTCGACCCGCCCGGTGGTGCACCGATCGACCTGGACCTCGTCCAGGTACGGCAGGGCGTCGCACTGCACCTGCGCTACGCGATCGGCCCTCGCACCGAACGGGCGGCTTGA
- the trpD gene encoding anthranilate phosphoribosyltransferase, with protein MPETPTWPYLLETLVEGSDLSVGEATWAMREVVTGQAAPTQIAALLTALRIKGESVDEIVGFRDAALEAALPLEVDPMALDIVGTGGDPYGAVFNISSVASIICAATGVPVIKHGNRGASSRSGASDVLTSLGVDITIAPERVAEVLNEVGISFAFAGQFHPGFRHAGPVRAELGISTLFNILGPLCNPARPEASAVGVSSLPRVPLLVGVFRTRGATALVYRGDDGIDKLTTTGHSHIWEVSRGAVTEHDLDPRDLGIPRARIEDLLGGEPDENAAVIRGVLAGDAGPLRDIVLLNAAAGLVSFELAGDSARISTPIVERLGDKLDVAAGAVDSGAAAAKLEQWAAATHA; from the coding sequence ATGCCCGAGACCCCCACGTGGCCGTACCTGCTCGAGACCCTCGTCGAAGGCTCCGACCTCTCGGTGGGCGAGGCCACCTGGGCGATGCGTGAGGTGGTGACCGGTCAGGCGGCGCCCACGCAGATCGCCGCGCTGTTGACCGCGCTGCGGATCAAGGGGGAGTCGGTCGACGAGATCGTCGGCTTCCGGGATGCGGCGCTGGAGGCCGCCCTGCCGCTCGAGGTCGATCCGATGGCGCTCGACATCGTCGGCACCGGCGGCGACCCGTACGGCGCGGTGTTCAACATCTCCTCGGTCGCGTCGATCATCTGTGCCGCAACCGGCGTGCCGGTGATCAAGCACGGCAACCGCGGCGCGTCCTCGAGGTCGGGTGCCTCGGACGTGCTGACGAGCCTCGGCGTCGACATCACGATCGCCCCCGAACGCGTCGCCGAGGTACTGAACGAGGTCGGGATCAGTTTCGCGTTCGCGGGCCAGTTCCACCCGGGCTTCCGTCATGCGGGCCCGGTGCGCGCCGAACTCGGCATCTCGACGCTCTTCAACATCCTCGGCCCGCTCTGCAACCCCGCCCGCCCGGAGGCGTCCGCCGTCGGGGTCTCGTCGCTGCCGCGCGTGCCGCTGCTGGTCGGCGTGTTCCGCACCCGCGGCGCGACGGCGCTCGTCTACCGCGGCGACGACGGCATCGACAAGCTGACGACGACGGGGCACAGCCACATCTGGGAGGTCTCCCGAGGTGCGGTGACCGAGCATGACCTCGACCCGCGCGACCTCGGTATCCCGCGGGCGCGCATCGAGGACCTGCTGGGCGGCGAGCCCGACGAGAATGCCGCCGTGATCCGGGGGGTGCTCGCCGGCGACGCGGGTCCGCTTCGCGACATCGTGCTCCTCAACGCCGCGGCCGGGCTCGTCTCCTTCGAGCTCGCCGGTGACTCCGCTCGGATCTCGACGCCGATCGTGGAGCGGCTGGGCGACAAGCTCGACGTCGCCGCCGGTGCCGTGGACTCGGGTGCGGCGGCCGCGAAGCTCGAGCAGTGGGCGGCCGCGACCCACGCGTGA
- a CDS encoding VOC family protein, whose translation MARLNPYLNFSDNARAALEFYHSVFGGELTTSTFAEFGAAEDPADAEKIMHGQLEGDGGILLMAADTPSSLEFPGTNSNISVSLSGGPEDDATLRGYWDKLSGSGTVTEPLAVAPWGDAFGMCVDGFGIRWLFNISGNQPT comes from the coding sequence ATGGCCCGGCTGAACCCGTACCTCAACTTCTCCGACAACGCTCGCGCGGCGCTGGAGTTCTACCACTCGGTGTTCGGGGGCGAACTGACGACGAGCACGTTCGCCGAGTTCGGCGCGGCCGAGGATCCGGCCGACGCCGAGAAGATCATGCACGGCCAGCTCGAGGGGGACGGCGGCATCCTGCTGATGGCCGCGGACACCCCGAGTTCGCTCGAGTTCCCCGGCACGAACAGCAACATCTCGGTCTCCCTGTCCGGCGGACCCGAGGACGACGCGACCCTGCGCGGCTACTGGGACAAGCTCTCCGGGAGCGGGACGGTCACGGAGCCACTCGCGGTCGCGCCGTGGGGTGACGCGTTCGGGATGTGTGTGGACGGGTTCGGCATCAGGTGGCTGTTCAACATCTCCGGCAACCAGCCGACCTGA